The DNA sequence ATCACCTCTCCGGAAGTGTTGGAAGCGAGGAAAGGTGTGGTGGAATTCCTGCTGATCAACCATCCCCTGGATTGTCCCGTGTGCGACCAGGCGGGAGAATGCAAGCTGCAGGACCTTTCCTACGAACACGGCGCTGAAGCTACCCGTTATGAATTTAATCGCCGGACTTTTGAGCGCATCGATATAGGTGATAAGATACAGCTTCATATGAACCGCTGTATCCTTTGCTACCGCTGCGTGTATGTGGCCAACCAGTTAACGGACAATCGTGTTCACGGGATCGTCGGGCGTGGTGACATGTCCGAGATCAGCACCTATGTAGAAAAGGCCATTGATAACGATTTTTCGGGGAACGTAATAGATGTTTGCCCGGTCGGGGCGCTTACCGACAAAACCTTCCGGTTTAAGAACCGTGTATGGTTTACCCGGCCTGTCTCCGCGCATCGCGACTGCGACAAATGCTGCGGAAAAGTGACCCTGTGGTATAAGGGAGAGGATGTGCTGCGGGTAACGGCCCGCAAGGACGAATACGGGGAAGTCGAAGAGTTTATCTGTAATACCTGCAGGTACGATAAGAAGAAAACCAGTGACTGGGTCATTGACGGACCTGCTCAAATACAACGCCAATCGGTGATCTCTGCTAATCATTATGACGGCAAAGTGGTCCCCGTGATAGACAAACGCTAAATGGAAATTGCGCTCATTATAGAAAAAGTGATCCTGATCTCGGTCGTACTCGGCGTCAGCCTGCTTACGGCTATGTACACTACACTGGCTGAAAGGAAAATAGCGGGGTTCCTGCAGGACCGTCACGGACCGAATCGTGCGGGGCCTTTCGGGTTGCTGCAGCCCCTGGCTGATGGTGTTAAGCTATTTACCAAGGAAGAGATCATTCCGGGGGAAGCTAACCGCTTCCTCTTCGTGCTGGGTCCTTCCCTGGCCATGCTAATGGCCTGCGTAGGCACCGCCGTCATCCCCTGGGGAGAAGAGCTGCAGATTGGCGACCGGACTGTTTCCCTCCAGATTGCCGACGTAAATATTGGCATACTCTACATATTCGGCGTGGTAGCGCTGGGCGTTTACGGCATTATGATCGGCGGATGGGCTTCCAATAATAAATATTCCCTGCTTAGCGCCATCCGGGCGGCATCACAGAACATCAGCTATGAAATATCCATGGGTCTTTCGCTGATCGCCTTGCTGATGATGACCGGTACCCTGAGTCTCGGCGAAATAGTGGAGCAGCAGCGCGGCATTAACTGGAATATCTGGTATCAGCCACTGGGCTTTATCATTTTTCTCACCTGCTCCTTCGCTGAGACCAACCGGAACCCTTTCGACCTGGTAGAATGCGAAACAGAATTGGTAGGAGGTTACCATACGGAATATTCCAGCATGAAGCTGGGCTTTTTCCTTTTCGCCGAATACATAAATATTTTCGTGGCTTCCGCGGTGATGTCCACGCTTTATTTCGGAGGATATAATTTTCCCGGGATGGATGCGCTGGCCCAGGCGGGCGT is a window from the Anseongella ginsenosidimutans genome containing:
- a CDS encoding 2Fe-2S iron-sulfur cluster-binding protein, translated to MSEKFKITIDGVSAEVEPGTTILNAARQIGGDLVPPAMCYYSKLEGSGGKCRTCLVKVSKGSEKDPRPMPKLVASCRTTVMDGMEVQNITSPEVLEARKGVVEFLLINHPLDCPVCDQAGECKLQDLSYEHGAEATRYEFNRRTFERIDIGDKIQLHMNRCILCYRCVYVANQLTDNRVHGIVGRGDMSEISTYVEKAIDNDFSGNVIDVCPVGALTDKTFRFKNRVWFTRPVSAHRDCDKCCGKVTLWYKGEDVLRVTARKDEYGEVEEFICNTCRYDKKKTSDWVIDGPAQIQRQSVISANHYDGKVVPVIDKR
- the nuoH gene encoding NADH-quinone oxidoreductase subunit NuoH translates to MEIALIIEKVILISVVLGVSLLTAMYTTLAERKIAGFLQDRHGPNRAGPFGLLQPLADGVKLFTKEEIIPGEANRFLFVLGPSLAMLMACVGTAVIPWGEELQIGDRTVSLQIADVNIGILYIFGVVALGVYGIMIGGWASNNKYSLLSAIRAASQNISYEISMGLSLIALLMMTGTLSLGEIVEQQRGINWNIWYQPLGFIIFLTCSFAETNRNPFDLVECETELVGGYHTEYSSMKLGFFLFAEYINIFVASAVMSTLYFGGYNFPGMDALAQAGVSQNWITLIGVGALLAKILFFIFFFIWVRWTVPRFRYDQLMRLGWNILIPLAIANIMVTGVVIWLTGR